In Ciconia boyciana chromosome 12, ASM3463844v1, whole genome shotgun sequence, a genomic segment contains:
- the LOC140658717 gene encoding protein eva-1 homolog C-like isoform X2: MAGPVGPAAALVLLCLAVGLEASPELSGYLHKVLRNHTTHTCDGEQLLIVCPRKTTISILGAFYGRRVPSPNLCPSPGNASQESTECMSATAHLKLLAECQDQQWCQFSVHSQVFGPDPCPGTHKYLIASYKCRPGNHRVKTVCENDKLRLQCRPKSILAIYSANYGRFLRGKPECDALNAGGPHIECLAPDALRRVSKKCHRKGNCTVAADRATFGDPCLPGMKKQLRVSYTCVPKQLLEEVGPDTSDPFLLSDYMHGVPEKVGLYFLCGVSGGLMLLLCIISPKTTFLQEVGEALKDPELGSSSELHRTKLRDEQDEDLPDDSSSDSSFRRLTRTYRATDSIFGPELTAAMEGAAEHQGRGGEEIWMPKESSPYAIHKIKSATK; encoded by the exons GGTACCTGCACAAGGTGCTGAGGAACCACACCACCCACACCTGCGATGGGGAGCAGCTTCTCATCGTCTGCCCTCGCAAGACCACCATCAGCATCCTCGGCGCCTTCTACGGGCGTCGCGTACCCAGCCCCaacctctgccccagccctggcaatGCTTCCCAGGAGAGCACCGAGTGCATGTCCGCCACCGCCCACCTG AAGCTGCTGGCTGAGTGCCAGGACCAGCAGTGGTGCCAGTTCTCGGTGCACAGCCAAGTCTTTGGGCCGGACCCATGCCCTGGGACACACAAGTACCTCATCGCTTCCTACAAGTGCCGGCCAG GGAACCATCGGGTCAAGACTGTGTGCGAGAACGACAAGCTGAGGCTGCAGTGCCGACCAAAATCCATCCTGGCCATTTATTCTGCAAATTACGGACGATTCCTGCGGGGCAAACCAGAGTGCGATGCCCTGAACGCTGGGGGACCCCATATAG AGTGCTTGGCTCCGGACGCCCTGCGGAGGGTCTCCAAGAAGTGCCACCGAAAGGGGAACTGCACCGTGGCTGCTGACCGGGCCACCTTCGGGGACCCGTGCCTCCCTGGCATGAAGAAACAGCTGCGAGTCTCCTACACCTGCG TAcccaagcagctgctggaggaggtgggcCCTGACACCTCGGACCCCTTCCTGCTCTCGGACTACATGCACG GTGTCCCAGAGAAAGTTGGTCTCTACTTTCTTTGCGGGGTCTCGGGAGGCCTCATGCTCCTGCTGTGCATCATCAGCCCCAAAACGACCTTCCTCCAGGAGGTGGGGGAGGCTCTCAAAGACCcggagctggggagcagctcgGAGCTGCACAGGACCAAGCTGCGGGACGAGCAGGATGAAGACCTTCCCGATGACAGCTCCTCGGACTCCTCCTTCCGCCGCCTCACCCGCACCTACCGCGCCACTGACAGCATCTTCGGCCCTGAGCTGACAGCAGCTATGGAGGGGGCGGCGGAGCACCAGGGCCGTGGCGGGGAGGAGATCTGGATGCCCAAGGAGTCAAGCCCGTACGCCATCCACAAGATCAAATCGGCCACCAAATAA
- the LOC140658717 gene encoding protein eva-1 homolog C-like isoform X1, whose protein sequence is MAGPVGPAAALVLLCLAVGLEASPELSGYLHKVLRNHTTHTCDGEQLLIVCPRKTTISILGAFYGRRVPSPNLCPSPGNASQESTECMSATAHLKLLAECQDQQWCQFSVHSQVFGPDPCPGTHKYLIASYKCRPGNHRVKTVCENDKLRLQCRPKSILAIYSANYGRFLRGKPECDALNAGGPHIECLAPDALRRVSKKCHRKGNCTVAADRATFGDPCLPGMKKQLRVSYTCVPKQLLEEVGPDTSDPFLLSDYMHGGWYKGPRFSRLREDRMIFTSSLAAFAHLWGVPEKVGLYFLCGVSGGLMLLLCIISPKTTFLQEVGEALKDPELGSSSELHRTKLRDEQDEDLPDDSSSDSSFRRLTRTYRATDSIFGPELTAAMEGAAEHQGRGGEEIWMPKESSPYAIHKIKSATK, encoded by the exons GGTACCTGCACAAGGTGCTGAGGAACCACACCACCCACACCTGCGATGGGGAGCAGCTTCTCATCGTCTGCCCTCGCAAGACCACCATCAGCATCCTCGGCGCCTTCTACGGGCGTCGCGTACCCAGCCCCaacctctgccccagccctggcaatGCTTCCCAGGAGAGCACCGAGTGCATGTCCGCCACCGCCCACCTG AAGCTGCTGGCTGAGTGCCAGGACCAGCAGTGGTGCCAGTTCTCGGTGCACAGCCAAGTCTTTGGGCCGGACCCATGCCCTGGGACACACAAGTACCTCATCGCTTCCTACAAGTGCCGGCCAG GGAACCATCGGGTCAAGACTGTGTGCGAGAACGACAAGCTGAGGCTGCAGTGCCGACCAAAATCCATCCTGGCCATTTATTCTGCAAATTACGGACGATTCCTGCGGGGCAAACCAGAGTGCGATGCCCTGAACGCTGGGGGACCCCATATAG AGTGCTTGGCTCCGGACGCCCTGCGGAGGGTCTCCAAGAAGTGCCACCGAAAGGGGAACTGCACCGTGGCTGCTGACCGGGCCACCTTCGGGGACCCGTGCCTCCCTGGCATGAAGAAACAGCTGCGAGTCTCCTACACCTGCG TAcccaagcagctgctggaggaggtgggcCCTGACACCTCGGACCCCTTCCTGCTCTCGGACTACATGCACG GTGGCTGGTACAAAGGGCCCAGGTTCTCCAGGCTCCGGGAAGACCGGATGATTTTTACTAGCTCCCTGGCAGCTTTTGCCCACCTTTGGG GTGTCCCAGAGAAAGTTGGTCTCTACTTTCTTTGCGGGGTCTCGGGAGGCCTCATGCTCCTGCTGTGCATCATCAGCCCCAAAACGACCTTCCTCCAGGAGGTGGGGGAGGCTCTCAAAGACCcggagctggggagcagctcgGAGCTGCACAGGACCAAGCTGCGGGACGAGCAGGATGAAGACCTTCCCGATGACAGCTCCTCGGACTCCTCCTTCCGCCGCCTCACCCGCACCTACCGCGCCACTGACAGCATCTTCGGCCCTGAGCTGACAGCAGCTATGGAGGGGGCGGCGGAGCACCAGGGCCGTGGCGGGGAGGAGATCTGGATGCCCAAGGAGTCAAGCCCGTACGCCATCCACAAGATCAAATCGGCCACCAAATAA